Proteins encoded by one window of Methanothermobacter sp. K4:
- the fwdC gene encoding tungsten-dependent formylmethanofuran dehydrogenase subunit FwdC — protein sequence MSEIILTPKEQPEVPLEAPNIKPDVFAGKSIDEIKNIQIMYGNEVVKLGDFFEVSGEPADAAADIKIIIDGDVYNTKRIGQEMTAGEILVKGNVNMYVGAGMKGGKITVEGNAASWAGQDMRGGELEILGDAADYVGSSYRGDWRGMTGGVITVHGNAGNEIGEYMNGGKIIVKGDVNIMPGIHMNNGLIIIEGNAVARVGGEMAGGTIIVKGMIQEFLPGFKYLGVEKDIEVNGETFPGAYYKFEGDHAIKGAKGIVYAAVGCNGHIEP from the coding sequence CAAAGGAACAGCCCGAAGTGCCACTAGAGGCACCCAACATCAAACCCGATGTCTTCGCAGGAAAGTCAATAGACGAGATCAAAAACATCCAGATAATGTACGGTAACGAGGTCGTTAAACTGGGAGACTTCTTTGAGGTCAGCGGAGAACCAGCAGATGCAGCAGCAGACATCAAGATCATCATCGACGGTGATGTATACAACACCAAGAGGATAGGCCAGGAGATGACAGCCGGCGAAATCCTTGTGAAGGGCAACGTGAACATGTACGTTGGAGCCGGCATGAAGGGCGGCAAGATCACAGTGGAAGGCAACGCAGCATCATGGGCCGGACAGGATATGAGGGGAGGAGAACTAGAAATCCTCGGAGACGCGGCTGACTACGTCGGATCATCCTACCGTGGTGACTGGAGAGGTATGACAGGTGGCGTCATAACCGTCCATGGAAACGCTGGAAACGAGATCGGAGAGTACATGAACGGCGGCAAGATCATCGTCAAGGGCGACGTCAACATAATGCCAGGAATACACATGAACAACGGCCTAATAATCATCGAGGGAAACGCCGTTGCAAGGGTAGGCGGCGAAATGGCCGGCGGAACAATAATCGTAAAGGGAATGATACAGGAATTCCTCCCAGGATTCAAGTACCTTGGTGTTGAAAAGGACATAGAGGTTAACGGGGAAACCTTCCCTGGAGCATACTACAAGTTTGAAGGAGATCACGCAATTAAGGGAGCTAAGGGTATAGTCTATGCGGCTGTCGGATGCAACGGCCACATAGAACCCTAA